TCTCATCCAGATTCTGTAGTTTCTTCTTCTTGATAATATAGTTGGGTTCCTGCTTATAAGCATTATCCATGTTACGTTTCAAATCCACCACATTCTTCAACGTTCTGAATCCAGTCTTCTTTAAAAGTTGCCGTACATTGTCTTGATATCCGGCTTTGCGATTGACATTAGTCTCTTGCAGAAAATATCCAATATGTTCTTTTAAAGTGTTGATACATTCCTGCACACTCAATACGCTAATCTCCTCGTTTACATTCAGCACCTCCTCGAAGAAGTTCAGATAGTCACTTTCAATTTCAAGCGTATTGCCTGTCTCCACCAATACGCCATAGTCAACCAACTTTCTCAATCTGGTTTCATTCCCTCCGACAAGATCTATAGCAAGTCCCAACGGAAACTTTATTAGTTTACGTTTCTCAAACATCTCACTCAGCAAACCTTGCTCACGCGAGAGTGTTTTGGTCAGTTCTTCTATGCTTCTGAAATGTGTCAGAATATCCATATTTCAAAATTCTATAATTAATGCCATCAAACTGTCAATAAACTCAAATCAACATCGGGAATGATAACATCCGTAAGCTTATCTTCAACAAGGAATCCCATATAAAGCGGAATGGTGAGTATATCCCCCTCACGTCCTACATTATATTGTCCTAACTTGATTGCATTCTTGACATGATACACATCCTTGTTCTTCAGAACCGTAGTCATACTTTTTGCCTTTCCCGACTTTGCCTTGACTTCAAGAATAACGCATTCTCCTTTGAATCTCACCAAGAAGTCCAGTTCAAGCCCGCTATCCTTATGGAAGTAGTATAGTTTTTGCCCGGACTTGCATAAGAAATCAGCCATCAGATTCTCAAAAATAGCCCCCTTGTATCCAAGAAGATTACCCTTCAAAATATCTGCCTGTGTTCCATAATCGAGCATTGCCATTAAAACACCTATGTCAGTGGTATATACCTTGAAACACTCTTTGACGGAATTGCCTTCTAAAGGCAGTTCTGTAATCTGCGTGTTATAGCATCTACGGACTATCCCGGCATCCTCCAACCATTGGATGCTACCGATGTATTGCGAAGCCCTTCCACCTTTCTTGACGATGGAATATTGAAATTTCTTGTTCTCTTTGGCTAATTGTTTCGGAATAGATTCAAAACATTCACGAATGTTAGGCTTGTCCGCATCATCCGCATATTTAACCATATCCTCTTCGTATTCGGCAATAAGATTGCGTTGCGCCTTATAGATAAGTTCGATATTCTTGGTTTCAAGGAAACAGTTCACCACCTCCGGCAGACCTCCGACAACGACATATCTATACAGCAACTCCATCATTGCCTTGTGAATTCCATCGGGAACAACCTTTTCGCTCTCAAAGCATAATTTGACAGAATCAATGACCGCCTTACCGATTCCATTTGCCCATAGAAATTCCTCAAAGTCCAACGGATACATATCTATCACGGTTTCATATCCGACTGGAACCGAATCTTGTCCTTCCTCTTCGTTTTTCTTTCTGCTTTTGCCGTAGCCTTTCACTCCCAAAAGAGAACCCGTAGCAATAACATCGAAACGTCCGTCTATATGGAATGACTTCAAGGCAGTCCTTGCTTCCTTGCACTCCTGAATCTCATCAAGGATAATACAAGTTTTCCCCTCAATGAAACGACTACCTTGTATCAAAGCAGATAGGTTGAGAATAATGGTATCGACATCTATATTACCCGTAAAAGCGGACTTCTTATCCGGTTCAAGTATGAAGTTCATATAGACTACACTCTCATAATTCTCTCTTGCGAACTTCTGGACAATGTATGTCTTTCCACATTGGCGGATACCTTTTATCACAAGGGGCTTTCTGTCCTTGGACTCTTTCCATTTAGCTAAATATGTTTCTATTTTCCTTTTGAGCATAGCGCAATCATATTCTTTCCATACGCAAAGTTACACTTTTTCCAGTGAATAACATTCAAGTTAGCACACTTTTTCAAACGAATAAGTCACATATAGATACATTTTTTCAAGCCAATCACATTTTTTCGTGCAAAAATCTGCTGCAACCCACAGAAATTCCAAGAAAACCACTACCTTTGCATACAACAAGCGTTCTGTAACATACCTGCGGAAATGCCCTATCACTCAATACCTTGTATCTGATAGCGGGCATTCCACAAAAGGGCTGAAAAGAGGCGGTACAACACGTATATGCAAAGCAATGAAATACAACGGTTTGCATTTGTCCCTACATTCTGTGTATTTGTAAAAACAGAGGTTGTACCGATTAAAATGAATAGTCACTGATAATCAGTGATGTAAATATGCTGCATCGGTAAGTAATCTGTAATAAATTATCAATTAAAAAACAAGAATTCTCAACATTACGCACTGAATAACAAAATACCATTTCACGCTTATAGAAAGAGCGAGGAATGGTATTTTAATCTATTGGCTCATTCTTTGATAATGCACCAAGTTTCTCTTTTATATTCCTTACGGTCATACTCTTCCTCTCTACACATCCAACAGCCACATGGAATTCCTTCCTTAGAAATATTTATCCGCAAGTAATTCTTTATACATCTGAAGATTATCCATATCGAAATTAAAACAAAAATAGTTTTAATCCATAATCCTAAGTTGCCAAAACGCCACGGCCGCCGCCACCGCCACATTGAGCGAATCGACCCCATGCGCCATCGGGATACGGACTACATAGTCCGCCGCGGCAATCGTATCGGGTGGAAGCCCCTCTCCCTCCGTTCCCATCACAATGGCTAGCCGGGGTTCGGACGTCAAGACAGGATCGGCAATGGAGATAGAATTGTCCGTAAGTGCCATGGCGGCGGTGCGGAAGCCGTGGCGGGCCAGATCACTGAGAGTGCCGTCCAGCCACGTCCAGGGAACCAAAAAAACCGAACCCATGGACACCCTGACCGCACGACGGTTCAACGGATCGCAAGAGTTACGCGTCAGCAACACGGCATCCATCCCGAGAGCGGCCGCCGAACGAAAAATGGCACCAATATTCGTAGTGTCCACCACACCGTCGATGACGACGATGCGCCGGGCATCCCGACATGTGTCTTCCACCGTGCGGGGCGCGGGGCGACGCATGGCACACAACACTCCGCGCGTCAGGACATAGCCCGTCAGCGTAGCGAGCAACTCCCGCCCGCCCGTATAGACGGGCACGTCGCCGCAACGACTGATGATGTCGGCGGCATCACCGGTGATATGTTTTTGCTCGCACAAGAGGGCCAGAGGTTCATATCCGGCATCCAATGCTACACGGATCACTTTCGGGCTTTCGGCTATGAACAGGCCTTTATCGGGCTCGATGCGGTTGCGCAACTGGGCCTCGGTGAGGGTGGAGAACACCTCGATTCCGGGGTGCGACAAGGAGGATATTTCAATAATGGGCATAAGGCTGTATTCTTTTTAATATGGTTATGAACAAAGCGTGGTAAAAGTGGTAAGGTGATAGTGGGATAACGCTCTGTGATATATAGCGCAGCTACTTTATCGCCCTATCACCTTTACCACTTTTACCACCCTATCACTCTCTTATTCCTTTCTTTCTCTTTCAGACACCGCAACTTTCATCACCCCGTCCAGTTTATTTTCATAAATCCGGTAAGCCTCCTCAATCTCATTCAACGGGAAGCGGTGTGTGATAAGCGGCGTGGTGTCTATCTTGCCTTCTTCGATCAGGCGAAGTATCTCGGCGCAATCGCACCCGTCCACGCCACCGGTCTTGAAGATCAGGTTTTTTCCGTACATATCGGGCAAGGGAAGCACCTGGGGATGATCGTAGAGGGCCACCACGGTGACGATGGCATTGGGGCGTGCACACTCCCACGCCAGACGGAAGGTGTCGTCGGTTCCTGCCACTTCGAGCACGACGTCGGCTCCGCCATGATCGCTACTCCGCAACACAATCTCCCGGCAATCCTCCGGTTCCACCACCTGTACGTCCGGATAATGTTTACGCACAAGGCGTATTCTTTCAGGAGATTTCTCGCAAACAATGATGCGGCGGGGGTGCTTGAGCATCACGCAAAGCAGGGTGCAGATTCCGGTAGGGCCGGCGCCGATGATGAGCACCGTATCCTTTTCGGTAATCTCCGATATGCGAGCCGCCCAAAAGCCCGTGGCAAGCACGTCGCCCACAAAGAGCGCTTGTTCGTCGCTCACCGCATCCGGAATACGGTTCAGTCCCTGGTCGGCATAAGGCACGCGGACGTACTCGGCCTGACCTCCGTCGATGCGGCAACCCAGTGCCCAACCACCATTGGCATCGGTGCAATTGTTCACATATCCGTGTCGGCAAAAGAAGCATTCTCCACAAAAGGTTTCTACGTTCACCGTAACCCTGTCGCCGGGCCTGATGGAAGTGACGTCCGCGCCCACTTGCTCCACGATGCCTACCATTTCGTGCCCCACCGTGGTTCCGGGCAAGGCACGCGGCACGCTACCGTGCTTGATGTGCAAATCGCTGGTGCAGATGCTACCGAGCGTCACGCGGACAATGGCGTCTCGGGGGTCTTTCAACCCGGGTTTCGGTTTTTCTATAAGTTCAAATTTTCCGTGTTCAATATAGGTATATGCAAGCATTGTTTTTCTCTTTTTTAATACTTCTCTTTCCGTTCAAACTCTCCCTCCTCCGTATAGTACTTCCATGTGCCCTTGGGTATGTTATCTCCGTATTTTCCGCGGAGTTTCAGTTTGCCGTTCTCATAATATTCGCGATAGCGTCCGTGGCGCTTTCCATCCTTCACTTCCGCTTCACTCTTCAGCGCTCCTTCGGGATAAAACTCCCGCAAGACGTTGCCCTCAAATTTCTCAACATAGAAACGTTGCAACTCACTCATTTGCTCCTTCTCCGTTTCGGCATCTTCGTTCATTACTTCGTCGGCTTCATCGTCCACTACCACCGCTACGGCCTCTTCTTCCGGTTGATAAAGTTTATAGTCCATCACGCATTGCAACGAGGCGGACTGGCCGTCTCCCGTAATCTGCATGGTCCAATAGGGAAATGAGTAGACAATGTCCTTGTCCGATTGTATCTCTCCCCACGTAACGGCATTCATCATAGGCTTCAACTGGTAATAAAACTTATGCACATCCGTATATAAGAAAACGGTAGAACTCGAATTCAGGTACGAGAAGGCATTTTTAAAGCCCGGATTATCCTTCAACAGGTTCTTCTGATCGTAATCTTCTATAAATGAGAGCAGAGACGAGGCTTTGTTGCTAAACACCACATAATCGTCCACGTACGTGTAATAGGGTTTTTCGAACTTGTCGAACAGCCCTCCAAAGAACAAACGAAAGAAGCCTTTCATTTCCACATAGTTGATTTCAAATCCCTTATAATCAACCGTCTTTATCCGGAGCGGGGTGCGCCGCCTGAGCTTTTTTTCTATAAACTCCATATTCTTACGGGCGTCCTTGATGCTTTTGGTGCCGATGGCCAGAATCAGTTCCGGATCGTGCCCCAACAGCCCCGGTTCGGATTGGGTGATGGCAAATTCTCCCGACATCCAGCTCAGGAAGTTTTCTTCCAGAGAGATGTCGAACAGGCTTTCAATCTTCTTCCGGGAACTCCTATAAGATTCGCACCATTGCGGATCGTGGACCGCGAGTGCATTCTCCAGTTCCTTTACAAAAGTCACCGGATTGCTGAAACCGATGTTGGTATAGAGTGCCGTCCGGCTGGACAGGATTTCGTGTGCTTTCATCCGGTGCTTACCCGAGTTCAGCAAGGCCATGATGTACGGATCGACGGTGTCTTTCCGCAAGGTATATCCTTTCACCTCCATCCGTTTGTGGTCGGTATTGAAATAGAGTCCGGCAAAATCCATGGAATTGCTGAACATATCGATGTACTCGTTCCCGGTTCCCAGATAAATATTCAGGAATTGGGGCAGGCGTGCATAATTGATAAAAACGCGGACAAGTCCTTTGCCGGACACCAGTTTTTCGGCTTCGATAAAAGAATGATCGAGACCGATTTTGGGCTTGTTGCGTGAGTCGATGGCCGATTCTACAAGTTTGGAGGTATAGGAACCTACGAAATGGTTGTCCACGAAGGCGCAATAAAAAATATCGCGTGTATCCGGATCGCGCATTTCGAGGATGTTAATCCCGTTGTGCATCCGGTTGGTTACGGAACTGCCCGCCATGGTGAGCACCGTTTCAAGCTGATCCTTCAACAAGTCCATCTTGGAGGCCTTTTGCATGTCCAGCACAATCAGGAAATCCCAATCGCGGGCACGGACCTTATGGATCGAGATGAGCATATCCCGTTTGCCCACAAGCGATAACAACATTTTATTGCTTCGGACCACAGTGTCGAGCGTTTCCACATTCCGGGTGACGTCCTCGAAGGCTTTCGCCCGCTTCAGGCATTGCCAGGTTGCGCTTCCGCTGAACTTTGCCCAATCGTCGATGGGCGCCGAGGACTGGATGATAAATGCCGCGTCTTCGGGCACCAGGTAGATTTGCTGAATGTTGCGGTCGGGCGAAACAAACAGGTGAACAATGGAGTACAAAAAATATACAACCAAGGCTAAACCGGCAATCGCAAGTGTTCTTTTTACGAGGGTCCGGGTATTGTTCTTCTTAACGGATTCAACGGGTAGTTCTTGTGGCCCGTTGTCCAATTCATTTTCGATCATCCCTTTTTCAGTATGCTATTGACTACACGCACCGAAGACACCAGCTTGGCCGTGGAAGTAAACACATCCACATTCCACACATGCGAGGAGCGGCCTTTATGCACGATAGTTGCAACAGCCCTTACCGTATCCCCCTCATGGGCGGAGGAGATATGGTTTCCGCTGACCTGCATGCCGACCACTATTTCGTCCGGCTTGCAAAGTATCATGGAACCCAGTCCGGCCACGGTTTCGGCCAATGCTAGGCTGGCACCTCCGTGCAGGATGCCGAAAGGTTGGCGCGTACGTTCGTCCACGGGCATGGTGGCCTCTACCCTATCTTCGGAGGCGTAAGTGTATTGTATGCCCAGATTTCCCATCAATGCATGGCGGGCACGCTGGTTGAGTTGCTCCAGGGGCACGTCGGCGGGGCGGATTTCGGCAAGTATCGCTTTCTCCACGGCTTCGGCCACGCCGTCTTCATCGTTGGAGGCGGTGATGCGGTCGGCACAGACCTTCACCGAGTCTTGTGCGTTTCCCATAGCGATACCCAGTCCGGCGGATTGTATCATGGAGACATCGCAAACTCCGTCGCCGATGGCGATGACTTCTTCAGAGTTGATACCTAACTTCTCAAGCAAGGCGCCCAGCGTATTGGATTTATCAATGGAGCAGGGCACCACTTCTAGGAAATAAGGTTCCGAACGAAATACATCCAGCGCTCCGTTCAACCTCCGGCGCCAGTGGTCTTCCAGTCCCACGAGGGCTTCTTCGTCATCGCTTACCAGCATGCACTTGCAAGGGGCAAAGTCCACCGCTATCGAGAATTCGGTTTCGGCAATTATCTTCAAGCCATTCAGCTCGGCTTCGCGGCGTATGTGCTCGTTTTCAGGCGAGTCGGTGATAATGGTATCTTCGTGATACGTAAAAATAGCAAACCCGTTCTTACGGGATTTCTTTTCAAGATAGGGCAGCATTTCGGGGTTTATCCTACGCTCAAAGAGTAGTTCGCCACTTTGCGCATTGATAATTTGCCCGCCATTGTAGGAGAGGATGAAGCCTCCGTAATTGCCCAGTTCCAGAGTTTTGGCAATAGGCATCAGGCCATACGTCGGTCTGCCGGAAGCCAACACGATACGCACGCCCATCTGTTGCACCTTCAACAAGGCGGCCAGCGTGCGCTTACTGATTTTCTTTTCACTATCGAGCAGGGTTCCGTCCACATCAAGAACTAATAATTTGTATTTCATGACTTACCGGTTTTGAGTTAATGAAACAAAGGTAAAGTTATTCGAGAGAAAACACAATAAGTGACGGGGTTTTTCTCGTGCATTTTTATTTATTATTTACATAGGGGGACTTTAGTATAATTGCTCAGGTATCTAAAGAGTGTAGGTATTAAATATTTTCCTTCAAAAGAAAACCCGTGCAAGAATAATCCTACACGGGCAAAGCTTTGTCTAAAAGTCTTTGATTATAGTGAGGCTGAACTTAATTCAGTCCCCATTTTCTTTATAGCTGTTAATATTTTGTTAGTGGTTCTTTCTCCCGCAAAGGCTACACCGCTTTTATATTGCCTCATTTTGCTTTCATTGATACCTGCATACTGGGCAAACTTACTAACATTAATCCAATCAAAGTAATTAAAGAAAGAGGCTATATCAAATTTGAAAGTTACCTGTAAATCGGTAAATTCATTTGGTAATGTGCCTGTTTCTTCTTTTACCATTTCTTTAGCCTCATCTATACTTAGCATAAAATCAGCCTTTGCAGCTTCAACGCTTTCGCCATACCCACCAAAGCTATGATTATTTATTTCCTGCTCTGAATAGATGGAATAAAGCCCGTCACTGCCTTTTTCTACAATAGCCGTTACTTTCATATCCTTTGCTTTTTATTTGGGTTAAAACTAAAAGTTCTTATTGATATTAGAATACAGAATATAAGGAAGTGCAGGGGGATTATACCCCTGCTTTCTTCCTGATACTTTTTTCTGTGCCTTTGGGTATTTCTTGGCTATCATGTCGTGGAACTACAAAGGTTTTACCTGTTATAGGTGAAAACCACTGGTCGTGCCTACCTCCATGACTGACAAAATAACAGCCGTTTGCACTTAGCACCCTTTTCAGTTCTGATGTTTTCATATCTCAAAGAACTTTTAGACGCTACAAAAGTAACATATTTGTTACTTTATGCCAAATAAAAGAGTAACAATTTCGCTACTTTAACAGAGATAAGGCTTCCAGATACAAGTTAGTAATCTACAAAAGAAAAGAGGCTCACCGCTTCTCTGTAGCAAGGAAAGTCCCGTAAAAGTAAAGGGAAGTGCCTGAATTCCGACACTCCCCTTTCTCTTAGTTTAACTCGGCCTTTACCTCCTCGTCATCATTTCATCGCACCGCCTCCCAGTGCTCCCAGTGCGGCCGAAACAATAGCCATCACCACTTTCAGGATTTTCTTCCAAACAGACTTCTTCATAAATACACTTGTTTAATTTTTAATTCTTTAATTATTAATTTCCAACGCCTTTGACTTTAAACCCTATCCCAGTGGATTTTCTTCTATTCCTCCGTCACCTGACGACGAACCGCCTTCTTCAGTCGGAAGTTCATCATTGATGCGGTCCACATCTTTGAGGCTAAGTCCTTCGGAACGTGTACTTCCACTAGCCGTAATACGGATTTCCTTATTGGCACGAAAGCAAACGCGCAAACCTGTGATATCATTCGCCGTAAACGCCTCCACCGTTTCTGTGCCCTTGCTATGGGCGGCAAGATAAAAATATCCCAGTCCGTCAATGTTTACCGACCGCCCCAGAAGCAGTTCTTCTTTCAACTCCGTGCGGAAATCTTTCAACACAGAGTTCACCACACCTTCACTCACACCGGAAAGTCGGCTGATCTTTTTCGCAATCTGCTTCAGATCCATCGCCACACCATACTTATAGGTGATTACCGGATATACCTTCTTTATCGACTTCTTGTCCAGCGGATTCAGGAATCGCCAAACCTTCTTGTACAAAATACTCATAGTTTTTCCTCTTTTTAAATTAAATAAATCATGTTCAAAATCTCTTTGCTAACGTTAACGTTGCAAAGATAAAAGATGCGGTAACTTCTATAAAGCTCAAATGAACACTTACTATGACATTTTCATACTTATATTTTTCTCGTATAACAGGCTACACACCTTGCAGGAATGAATCATCATTTACCCATATACACCATATCGTAAATTTACCCACAAAAAAAGGAAGAAAACACAGTAGTATATCCGGAGAATTCGGAGTATAAAATGACGAGGACGACAAAAGAGGCTATTCGTAATGTGGGACGTATCTCTCTGTCGGGTGTACAACCCCAATTTGCTATAGTGATAGATACGGAGAGTTTATATTTGCGCTTTGTTTTTTCAAGAATGATGAAGCAACTTACATTACTCGCCATTTTGACTTTATCACTCCCAATGGCGATGCTCATCTAAAGAATTTTTCGCTGATTGATAGAAATGAGGAATATCGTCTTTCGCCAGCTTACAATTTGATAAACATTTCCTTACATTTAGTAGAGCCCCGCATTTTTGCCCTTGACAAAGATTCGTTCCGCAAAGGCATGAAACTTTTGGATAAGTATCAAGTGAGTAGAACCGATTTCGAAGAATTCGGTTGCCGTATTGGACTTCCAGAGCGGGTTGTAAAACGAGAATTAGATGCATTTGCAAAAGAAAATCAGATGATAAAGGTATTGATTGAGCATTCTTTCTTGTCGGATATATTAAAACATCAATATTGGCTGTCCATGGATTATAGACGGAAGATGTTAGTGTGGTGATTTCAAAAAACGGTATTTACTCATCAAGGCGTTTCTTTAACGCAACACACCGGAAATTCCATGTACTCTCCATGAAGTACCATTGGTGCAAAATACTTCCGTGAAGTACTTAAGAAATATTACAATGTAAGCCCAAGCAAATTTAATAAATTTGCCAGAAGATTGATGGATAATAAAAATCCCACTAACCTACCCCCAGTGCCTTGACCAGTTCATTCCTCCTCAGTTCTAATCTTTCCGGTTTTCCTAGCTGGAACGATGTACAAGACATACCGGGATTTTTTTTAAGGAGTAGTCTAGCCAAGACACATAGGGATAATTCAGATAAGACTATAAGAGATATTCTGCCTAATTCTTTCCAATTATCAGATATCGACTCTTTCCTGTGTTTTTCTGCTACCATAAGCACCAGTGGCGCAACACAATACAGCCCCGAACAAAATAGCGAAGAATGAAATCAGGGCAGACCGCGCGGCTGCGTCCGTTGCTTTATCAGCAGCCACCAGCGCTTTATGTTTGATCTCTTTCCATTCTTGTACGGCTTTCTGCAAATTTACTTCCAAGTTGTCCATCTGTTTTCCTGCTTCTATACGTGCATTATCTATCAGATTCATATACTGTTCGACTGTCTTATCCGCTTCCGCCTTAGACATATTAGTATTGTTAGCTATAGCCTTAGCCAAATCATTCCGGTCTATATTTTGGCTAAGATTTTCCGCACGTTGTTTCAAACGTTCCAAAAAATCATTAACCGCCTCGTCCGTATCCTGAGGAGAAGCAACAATTGTCTTGACGGATTTGCTTAAGTCATCTTCTACCTCCTCCAATTGCTTCTTGAGATAGTCCGGGTGTAATTCTTTCACATTGCTCTTGACAAGTGCAGCACGTATATTCTGTGGTATGTTTTCTTCTTTCAGAGTTGCATTGAAATCAATCTTTCCAAATACTTCTTCCGCTTCTTCAGACAATGCAGAAATACCACTTCCGACAGCGTTACCTGTTCCGGACAAGACACTGCCCGTAACTGATGAAACAGCCCCAAGTGCATTTGCAGTCATTTTTACCGCACCAGCTGCCAAAAAAACACCTAATACGACGGCAACAATCAGTGTGGTAGCCCAAACTAAAAATCCATGTATCATTCCATCCATACCGGCCAGTTTTCCAGCAACAAAACCACCTGCAGCCATGCCAGTAATCAGAATGACGGCGGAACCAATCCCTACAGCAGTACCTATGCCTGAAGCCGGATGTCCAGACAAAGGATCAAACATAAACAATCCGATACTTGAATTTAGAATAGACAACAACACGGATATTGCCAATACAGTCATGACACCGCCAAAAACACTGCCCCAGGACACTCTGCCCTTCAGTTCTGCGAAACTTAATTTTTTCATAATTGTCAGGTTTTTAATTAATACTATGATTTGTATCTCTATAAAAAAACAGTATTGAAAGAATATTTGTTTGATAAATATTTGTCATTTAAACAGACATTTGTGTTAAAAAACGCATGTATATATAAAGTTGTATTTGATGCCGTTATATATAAATCCAAGAATTTGCACCTTATATATCTATGATGTACTTTCACTGCCAATACAGGCTTCTGGCACCATCCGACTTCTTAAATAGATGTTAAATACATTTCTATTTTTCGAACCATCCTTTTTAACGGGCTGTTTTTTAAACAAAGGTTATGACAAAGTAATTCATTAGATTATGCACAGTCATAACTACACAACAGACAGTACAACGTGTATGACATATTTATTGTATTACTATTAATTTATTTAATTATGAAAAAATCTATCTTTGTTTTAGCACTAAGCATGAGTATTCTTACCGTGCATGCGCAAAATGACCGTACGGCCCTTGAAGGCACACGCCCTGGTGACAACTGGTCTATTGAACTGAAAGCTGGTGCTGTAACCCCTTTGACTCACAGCTCCTTCTTAAAAAATGCCCGACCGGCCTTCGGATTCGGAATCGGAAAACAACTTACTCCTATATTCGGTCTAGGTATTCAAGGTATGGGATATGTAAATACCTCAGCCAGCAAAACTGCATTTGATGCTTCCGAAGTGAGCTTACTCGGTAAAGTCAACCTGATGAATCTCTTTGGAGGTTATATGGGCGAACCACGCATTTTTGAAATCGAGACTCTGACAGGTATCGGCTGGCTACATTACTATCAGAATGGCCCCGGTGATACAAATTCCTGGTCTACACGCCTTGGTCTAAACTTGAACTTCAACCTAGGTGAGGAAAAAGCATGGACACTCGGTATCAAACCAGCTATCGTATATGATATGCAAGGAGACTTCAGCAAAACTAAAAGCCGTTTCAACGCCAACAATGCCACTTTTGAACTGACTGCCGGACTGACCTACCATTTCATGTGCAGCAACGGCTCACATCATTTCACAACAGTGAAGCCTTACGACCCAGTAGAAGTAGGCGAGCTAAATGATGCAGTCAACCGTCTGCGATCACAACTGAACGACAAGGACATGCAACTGAGCAATGCCGTACAACAGGCCAACAACTTACAAAAGGAATTGGCAGATTGCAGAACCCAAGCTGCCAACATAGAAACCGTGGTAAAAACCAACCGCATTCCAGAATCCATCATCACCTTCAGACAAGGAAAGTCCGTGGTTGATGCTTCCCAACTGCCTAATGTGGAACGTGTAGCCATTTACATGAAAAAACATCCCGAAGCTAAA
The nucleotide sequence above comes from Bacteroides intestinalis DSM 17393. Encoded proteins:
- a CDS encoding Cof-type HAD-IIB family hydrolase; the encoded protein is MKYKLLVLDVDGTLLDSEKKISKRTLAALLKVQQMGVRIVLASGRPTYGLMPIAKTLELGNYGGFILSYNGGQIINAQSGELLFERRINPEMLPYLEKKSRKNGFAIFTYHEDTIITDSPENEHIRREAELNGLKIIAETEFSIAVDFAPCKCMLVSDDEEALVGLEDHWRRRLNGALDVFRSEPYFLEVVPCSIDKSNTLGALLEKLGINSEEVIAIGDGVCDVSMIQSAGLGIAMGNAQDSVKVCADRITASNDEDGVAEAVEKAILAEIRPADVPLEQLNQRARHALMGNLGIQYTYASEDRVEATMPVDERTRQPFGILHGGASLALAETVAGLGSMILCKPDEIVVGMQVSGNHISSAHEGDTVRAVATIVHKGRSSHVWNVDVFTSTAKLVSSVRVVNSILKKG
- a CDS encoding TrmH family RNA methyltransferase, which translates into the protein MPIIEISSLSHPGIEVFSTLTEAQLRNRIEPDKGLFIAESPKVIRVALDAGYEPLALLCEQKHITGDAADIISRCGDVPVYTGGRELLATLTGYVLTRGVLCAMRRPAPRTVEDTCRDARRIVVIDGVVDTTNIGAIFRSAAALGMDAVLLTRNSCDPLNRRAVRVSMGSVFLVPWTWLDGTLSDLARHGFRTAAMALTDNSISIADPVLTSEPRLAIVMGTEGEGLPPDTIAAADYVVRIPMAHGVDSLNVAVAAAVAFWQLRIMD
- a CDS encoding alcohol dehydrogenase codes for the protein MLAYTYIEHGKFELIEKPKPGLKDPRDAIVRVTLGSICTSDLHIKHGSVPRALPGTTVGHEMVGIVEQVGADVTSIRPGDRVTVNVETFCGECFFCRHGYVNNCTDANGGWALGCRIDGGQAEYVRVPYADQGLNRIPDAVSDEQALFVGDVLATGFWAARISEITEKDTVLIIGAGPTGICTLLCVMLKHPRRIIVCEKSPERIRLVRKHYPDVQVVEPEDCREIVLRSSDHGGADVVLEVAGTDDTFRLAWECARPNAIVTVVALYDHPQVLPLPDMYGKNLIFKTGGVDGCDCAEILRLIEEGKIDTTPLITHRFPLNEIEEAYRIYENKLDGVMKVAVSERERKE
- a CDS encoding ATP-binding protein — translated: MLKRKIETYLAKWKESKDRKPLVIKGIRQCGKTYIVQKFARENYESVVYMNFILEPDKKSAFTGNIDVDTIILNLSALIQGSRFIEGKTCIILDEIQECKEARTALKSFHIDGRFDVIATGSLLGVKGYGKSRKKNEEEGQDSVPVGYETVIDMYPLDFEEFLWANGIGKAVIDSVKLCFESEKVVPDGIHKAMMELLYRYVVVGGLPEVVNCFLETKNIELIYKAQRNLIAEYEEDMVKYADDADKPNIRECFESIPKQLAKENKKFQYSIVKKGGRASQYIGSIQWLEDAGIVRRCYNTQITELPLEGNSVKECFKVYTTDIGVLMAMLDYGTQADILKGNLLGYKGAIFENLMADFLCKSGQKLYYFHKDSGLELDFLVRFKGECVILEVKAKSGKAKSMTTVLKNKDVYHVKNAIKLGQYNVGREGDILTIPLYMGFLVEDKLTDVIIPDVDLSLLTV
- a CDS encoding type II toxin-antitoxin system HicA family toxin, producing MKTSELKRVLSANGCYFVSHGGRHDQWFSPITGKTFVVPRHDSQEIPKGTEKSIRKKAGV
- a CDS encoding HU family DNA-binding protein, translating into MSILYKKVWRFLNPLDKKSIKKVYPVITYKYGVAMDLKQIAKKISRLSGVSEGVVNSVLKDFRTELKEELLLGRSVNIDGLGYFYLAAHSKGTETVEAFTANDITGLRVCFRANKEIRITASGSTRSEGLSLKDVDRINDELPTEEGGSSSGDGGIEENPLG
- a CDS encoding DUF3352 domain-containing protein, with protein sequence MIENELDNGPQELPVESVKKNNTRTLVKRTLAIAGLALVVYFLYSIVHLFVSPDRNIQQIYLVPEDAAFIIQSSAPIDDWAKFSGSATWQCLKRAKAFEDVTRNVETLDTVVRSNKMLLSLVGKRDMLISIHKVRARDWDFLIVLDMQKASKMDLLKDQLETVLTMAGSSVTNRMHNGINILEMRDPDTRDIFYCAFVDNHFVGSYTSKLVESAIDSRNKPKIGLDHSFIEAEKLVSGKGLVRVFINYARLPQFLNIYLGTGNEYIDMFSNSMDFAGLYFNTDHKRMEVKGYTLRKDTVDPYIMALLNSGKHRMKAHEILSSRTALYTNIGFSNPVTFVKELENALAVHDPQWCESYRSSRKKIESLFDISLEENFLSWMSGEFAITQSEPGLLGHDPELILAIGTKSIKDARKNMEFIEKKLRRRTPLRIKTVDYKGFEINYVEMKGFFRLFFGGLFDKFEKPYYTYVDDYVVFSNKASSLLSFIEDYDQKNLLKDNPGFKNAFSYLNSSSTVFLYTDVHKFYYQLKPMMNAVTWGEIQSDKDIVYSFPYWTMQITGDGQSASLQCVMDYKLYQPEEEAVAVVVDDEADEVMNEDAETEKEQMSELQRFYVEKFEGNVLREFYPEGALKSEAEVKDGKRHGRYREYYENGKLKLRGKYGDNIPKGTWKYYTEEGEFERKEKY
- a CDS encoding smalltalk protein codes for the protein MKKSVWKKILKVVMAIVSAALGALGGGAMK